In bacterium YEK0313, one genomic interval encodes:
- a CDS encoding IS2 repressor TnpA, protein MGQVAVFSGPERRRRWSNEERLRILSEAFAPGACVAEVCRRHDISSALIYTWRRKLREACAAQDAEVPGALPAPVFAEARIDEDAAAANTIEHPAMIIDLPRGKRMSIFAAAPPALVAAALKGLR, encoded by the coding sequence ATGGGTCAGGTGGCGGTGTTTTCGGGGCCGGAGCGGCGGCGCCGGTGGAGCAATGAGGAGCGGCTGCGGATCTTGTCCGAGGCGTTTGCGCCGGGCGCGTGCGTTGCCGAGGTGTGCCGCCGTCACGATATTTCTTCAGCGCTGATCTACACTTGGCGGCGCAAGCTGCGCGAGGCATGTGCGGCGCAGGATGCCGAGGTGCCCGGCGCGCTCCCAGCGCCGGTATTCGCCGAAGCGCGGATCGACGAGGACGCGGCGGCGGCCAACACGATCGAGCACCCCGCGATGATCATCGACCTGCCGCGCGGGAAGCGGATGAGCATCTTCGCGGCGGCACCGCCGGCTCTGGTCGCAGCCGCGCTGAAGGGCTTGCGATGA
- a CDS encoding IS66 Orf2 like protein, whose amino-acid sequence MIPSGARVWIALGHTDMRKGMQGLALLVQQGLKRNPHGGDLFVFRGRAGSLIKIIWHDGIGMSLYAKRLEKGRFVWPSASEGTVSLTPSQLACLLEGIDWRNPQYTWRPASAG is encoded by the coding sequence ATGATCCCTTCCGGCGCGCGGGTGTGGATCGCGCTGGGCCACACGGATATGAGGAAGGGGATGCAGGGCCTGGCGCTGCTGGTGCAGCAAGGCCTGAAGCGTAATCCGCATGGCGGGGATCTGTTCGTATTCCGCGGCCGCGCAGGCTCGCTGATCAAGATCATCTGGCACGACGGGATCGGCATGTCGCTCTACGCCAAGAGGCTCGAGAAGGGCCGGTTCGTATGGCCCTCGGCGAGCGAGGGAACGGTGTCGCTGACCCCCTCGCAGCTGGCCTGCCTGCTGGAGGGGATCGACTGGCGTAACCCGCAGTATACGTGGCGGCCGGCGAGCGCTGGATAA